In the Leptotrichia sp. oral taxon 212 genome, one interval contains:
- the deoC gene encoding deoxyribose-phosphate aldolase yields MEINKFIDHTILKATAKKEDIKKLCDEAKKYDFFSVCVNGANARYAYEQLKHSDVKVAAVVGFPLGAMSKDAKVFEARRAIEDGASEIDMVINIGALKDGEYDYVENEIREIKETIGNNVLKVIIETCYLTDDEKKKACELSLNAKADFVKTSTGFGTGGATFEDVELMKSVVGDKAQVKASGGVKDLETAKKYIELGVTRLGTSSGIAIVTGLESEKAGY; encoded by the coding sequence ATGGAAATAAACAAATTTATCGATCATACAATATTAAAGGCGACTGCCAAAAAAGAAGATATAAAAAAATTATGTGATGAGGCAAAAAAATATGATTTTTTTTCTGTATGTGTAAATGGTGCAAATGCCAGATATGCATATGAGCAGCTAAAACATTCTGATGTGAAAGTTGCCGCAGTTGTAGGATTTCCTTTGGGAGCAATGTCTAAAGATGCTAAAGTTTTTGAAGCTAGGAGAGCTATAGAAGATGGAGCTTCAGAAATAGACATGGTTATAAATATTGGTGCATTAAAAGATGGAGAATATGACTATGTGGAAAATGAAATCAGGGAAATAAAGGAAACTATCGGAAATAATGTATTAAAAGTAATAATAGAAACTTGTTACCTTACTGATGATGAAAAGAAAAAGGCATGTGAACTGTCACTGAATGCAAAGGCAGATTTCGTAAAAACTTCTACAGGATTTGGAACAGGAGGGGCAACATTTGAGGATGTGGAACTTATGAAGTCAGTAGTTGGAGATAAAGCGCAGGTTAAGGCAAGTGGAGGAGTAAAGGATCTTGAAACTGCAAAAAAATATATTGAATTAGGCGTAACAAGATTGGGAACAAGTTCAGGAATTGCTATTGTAACGGGATTGGAAAGTGAGAAAGCCGGATATTAG